The genomic segment TTAACGACTTCACCGGCATATCCTTCTCCTAAAATTGATCTTGTAGAAGAAATATTTAAAGCTAATCTAAACAAAGTTGTGATCAGCAAAATGGATGGAAACATTGACATATCAGTGGCTTCTTTAGAAAACAACGTATTAAGAAGAATAATCAGTGCCACAGCAATATTAATCGTAAAAAATATATCTAAAACCCACTGGGGAAGTGGTATAATAATCATCATAATAATTGATATAACAAATGCTCCTAGAAACATATTTCCAGATTTCACGCAAAAGCCTCCCTCAACATCCATGAAAATAGCGTATAATTAAAAGATGTATTCATTCTAGCAAACTATTTATTATTTTTCAAACTATACACAAATGCCAATACTTCTGCAACAGCTTGATACAACTCAGGTGGAATCTCTTTCCCAATATCTACCGTTTGATACAGTGCTCTTGCAAGCGGTTTATTTTCTACTATCTCTATATTATTTTCTCCTGCTATAGTCTTGATCCTTAACGCTAAATAATCTACACCTTTTGCTATTACAATCGGTGCAGAAGCAATATTAGAATCATATTGTATAGCTACAGCATAATGAGTCGGATTTGTTATAACAACATCGGCTTTTGGTATTTCTTGCATCATTCGCCTCAAAGAAATTTCTCGCATTTTCTGCCTAATTTTACTTTTTATTTCAGGATTTCCTTCCGTCATTTTATATTCATCTTTTACTTCTTCTTTAGTCATTTTTAAATTCTGCTCATGCTCATATCTTTGAAAAGCATAATCTGCTGTAGCAATAAATATAAAAAACATACCTACTTTAACGCCCATGTCGACAATGACTTTTCCAATGTATTGAACCATTTGTAATAATTCCATATCCATCAAAAGAACAATATTATCTACCTCTTTAATAACCGAACTGTAAATCACAGCGCTAAGAATTGCAACTTTCACTATAGATTTTAATAATTCTACTATAGAATGCTTTGAAAATAACCTGCCAAAACCCGATATAGGATTTAATCTGGCAAATTTAGGTCGCAGAGGTTTAAATGTAGGATGCCAGCCTACCTGAACATAACTAATGGTAATTCCTACAGTCAATGCAACTGCAAATAATGGAGCTACAATAATAATAATTTCTAATAATACATGCGGCACAAATTCTAGGATATAGGTGTTGGTAAAAATATTATCCAATTCCGGCAATAAAATATAAGTGTTTTCAAAAATTGAAGTAAATCTTCCGTAAATATATGGTCCGAATATTTCAAGAGATGAGAACATCAATATAAGCAGAAAAGCCGTATTAATCTCCATACTTTTAACTACTTGCCCTTCTTCTCTTGCTTTACTACGTTTTCTTGGAGTAGGCTTTTCTGTTTTTCCATCTTTATCTGCAAAAAACTGCAAATCATATCTTACTAATTCCGATGGTCCAACGATATTAAATTCTTCTGTCATGGAATCATTCCCTTAATGATGAAAAATAACTTTTCAAACAATTCCTTTGAAACATAATTATAAATCATAGTAAATAACGGCATTACTACCACTAAGCATGCCAAACCTAAAATCAACTTTAGAGGCAACCCAATAACAAACATATTCATCTGAGGAGCTGTTCTAGCCAATATTCCTAACGCAAAATCGAGAATTAAAATAGCTCCTATAATCGGAGACGCAACTTTAATGGAAATAATAAAAATATCAGACAGAATAACAATATAATGTCCCAATAATTCACTGTTAAATACTGCTTGACCAATAGGCAACACTTGATAACTATAGAATAATGCCTGAATGATTTTGTGATGACCATTAGTTACCAAAAGTATTGTCAAAACCATAAAATAATAAAGATTACCAGTAATAGGTACTTGTATGTTGCTTAGAGGGTCTAAGACACTGATCATTGAAAACCCTATTTGATAGTCTATTAATTGTCCCGCTAAGTAAAAGATAGTCAAAATGATATAGACTAAAAATCCAAATATGGCTCCTACAGTTAATTCTTTTAATACAAGAAGTACATATCCTAAAATCGTATCCTCATAAGTCACTGTCATGGTAGGTATTGTAGAAAGTACAATAGTACTGACAATAAATGAAAACCCTATTTTTGCATAAGTAGGAGCATTTCTACCTCCAAAAATAGGAGATGTAGCAAAAAAGCCTAAAAATCTGACAAAAACCAATATAAGAATATCTATTCTTAAAAATACATTGCTCATTAAAAAATCCATCGTTCATTTTCCTTTAACGAATGTACATATTCATATTTGTATATAAATTATTTATATATTCTAATAAAGTTGTAAGCATCCAAGGACCAAAGATCAAAATAGCCACAAATACTGCAAGGATTTTTGGAATAAAAGCCAATGTCGATTCCTGAATAGATGTAACCGTTTGAAATATGCTTACAATTAATCCTACAGTTAAACCCATTAAAAGCATAGGAGCTGACACTTTTATAACAACAAGCAAAGCATCCCGTGCCAAATCTATAACCATCTGCTCCATAAGGTTTTCCACCTCTTATTCTACCTAAAAGTTTGAACAAGCTGTCCTATAACTAAATTCCATCCATCTACCATAACAAATAACAATATTTTGAAAGGAAGCGAAATCATAACAGGAGGAAGCATCATCATTCCCATTGACATTAATGTAGAAGCGACAACCATATCAATAACAATAAAAGGAATGTATAATAAAAAACCAATCATAAATCCTGTTTTTAATTCACTAATGATAAATGCAGGAATTAATACTCTTGAAGGAATTTGATCTGTAATACTTACATCATCAGTATTTTCAATAGGATCCATTTGAGCTATTCCCATAAATAAGTTCAGATCGCTATTTCTCACTTGTCTGAACATGAAATTTCTTATGGGTTTCATGGCATTTTCAATAGCTTCCTCCTGAGATATTTGTCCTGCTGTATAAGGTTTTAGAGCTTGCTCATTAATTTCTGAAAAAGTAGGACCCATAATGAATAATGTTAAAAATAAAGCGAGTCCAATAAGAACTTGATTGGGCGGAGTCTGCTGAGTACCTAATGCAGAACGTAAGAAATGTAACGCTATAACAATTCTTGTAAATGACGTCATCATAATTAATATAGAAGGTGCCAATGAGAGTATTGTGAGGATAAATAGAATTTGCAAGCTGGTAACGACCTCTTGTGGATTTTCTGCAGCTTCTATATTAATACCAATCTGAGGTATTGGCAAAGTTACATTGTCTACTGGTTCTGCATAAACTTCAAACCCAAAAAATAATTGCATAAATAAAGTAATTATTATTCCAAATACTAAAAATTTAAAATTTTTCCTTGTTTTCATCATGATTCTCTCCACCAGAACTTATGTCCTTACTCTGTGAATCTCTGTCCAACTTTTTAATCCATTGCTTCAAATAAGAATCAAATTTAATTTGTGACGATTTTTTAATTTGAATAGCTTCTTTTTCAATTTCTGCTAAATATGCAATATGATCCTTTGAAATACCAATTAAGTAAATATGATTTCCTACTTGAATTAACTGAAGCATCTTCTGAGGACCGATCACCACAGATTCTATTACTTTTATGTTACTTCCTTGGTAATTCTGATATTGAAACCTGCCAAGCCATCTCGTAACATAATATGCACCAAACAAAATCAAAGCAAATAGGAATATTAGGAAAAAAAACTGGCCTAACATATTAAACCAGTTTATATTCGTCTGACCTCCAGTATTAGAAATATTGCTATTCTGAAACAATAGGAACGAAAAAGAAATATCAAGTTGAACGTTCATCTTATCCAATAACCTTCTTTACAGCTTCAACCACACGATCTGCTTGGAATGGTTTAACTATAAAGTCTTTTGCTCCAGCTTGGATTGACTCAATTACCATCGCTTGTTGTCCCATTGCTGAACACATGATAATTGTTGCATTGCCATCTATTTTTTTAATCTCCCTAACCGCTTGAATACCATCCATTTCAGGCATTGTTATATCCATAATTACTAAATCAGGGGATAATTCTTTAAATTTTTCTACTGCTTTAGCTCCATTTTCAGCTTCAGCCGCAATTTCATATCCGTTTTTGGTTAAAATGTCTTTAATCATCATTCTCATAAAAGCTGCGTCATCAACGATTAAAATCTTTTTTGCCATTAAATACCCTCTCCTTTGAATGATTATTGAAAATATCTAGCTGTTTAACTTATAGGTATTATAATATATTTTTTTTATAATTTCTATGCCAAAAGTAATAAAATTTGCCTTAGTACATTATTATATCCTATTTTCGGGATTAGTGATTTCAGTAATTCTAATTCCGAAATTTTCATCAATCACAACAACTTCACCTTTAGCAACAAATTTTCCATTAACCAGAATATCTATAGGCTCACCAGCCAATTTATCTAGCTCAATAATAGTTCCCGGACTAAATTCAAGGATTTCCTTAATTAATTTATGTGTTCTTCCTAATTCAACAGTTACTTCTAAAGGTACATCCATGATAATATCAATATTTTCTTTTTGTCTCATAACTGCAGCAACATCAAAACTCTGAAACTCTGCTGGATGTACATTAACACTTTGTTGGTAAGAATTTTGAGGCATCATTTGTGGTTGTTGTGTAGGAGGTATTTGATAGCCCATATTATTTGGTTGAGTGTACTGAGTGTATTGACCATAGGATAAATTCGGTTGCGGATTATTAAACATCATTCCCTCTTGTTGTATTGGTGTAGTGCCTGAATTTGAATTAACCGGTTGTTCCACGTTTTTAGGCTGCTGAGATTGTTTTTCCTCAGAATGGATCAAATTCCTTACTAAGTCTTTTGCAAAATCAACAGGAAGAATTTGCATAATTTCACTATCAATTAAATTGCCTATTTCCATCTTAAAGGCTATTCTTACAACACCTTCTTCACCAAACCCAAAACTATCTACCATATTGCCATCTTGTAGATTTACAACGAATGCATGGGGTGGATTAATGTCAATTTTTTTATTAAACATAGACGACATAGAAGTAGCTGCAGAACCAACCATTTGATTCATTGCTTCACTAATAGCACTTAAATGAAGTTCAGTCAATTCTCCTTGTACATTGGTTCCATCTCCGCCCATCATAAGATCAGCAATAACCTTAACATCATCCTCTTTTAAGATGAGTAAATTACTTCCCTTCAGTCCTTCTTTATATTCAACATTAATTGCTACGAAAGGTTTAACATACTCTGTAGATAACTCACTCCAAGTCACAACCTTTACTTTTGGAGTTGTAATGGTTACCTTTTGATTTAACAATGTAAACAATGTTGTAGCAGCAGTTCCCATACTTATATTGCCTATTTCACCTAATGCATCTTTTTCATCATCAGTAAGGATATCTTTAACTATGCCATATGCATCATTGGATTCACTTAAATCTGCATCAGTTCCTCCCAACAATGCATCGATTTCTGCTTGCGAAAGCATATCTCCCATTACTCATCCTCCTTCCTCTCAATTGAAGTAATTTGAATTGCATTTCTATTTTTGAAGATTCCCGGTTTAGCACGAAATTTTAAAAGATTGCCAACCATAACATCTAGATCGGAATTTGTATATGAATCCAATTT from the Defluviitalea raffinosedens genome contains:
- the flhB gene encoding flagellar biosynthesis protein FlhB, translating into MTEEFNIVGPSELVRYDLQFFADKDGKTEKPTPRKRSKAREEGQVVKSMEINTAFLLILMFSSLEIFGPYIYGRFTSIFENTYILLPELDNIFTNTYILEFVPHVLLEIIIIVAPLFAVALTVGITISYVQVGWHPTFKPLRPKFARLNPISGFGRLFSKHSIVELLKSIVKVAILSAVIYSSVIKEVDNIVLLMDMELLQMVQYIGKVIVDMGVKVGMFFIFIATADYAFQRYEHEQNLKMTKEEVKDEYKMTEGNPEIKSKIRQKMREISLRRMMQEIPKADVVITNPTHYAVAIQYDSNIASAPIVIAKGVDYLALRIKTIAGENNIEIVENKPLARALYQTVDIGKEIPPELYQAVAEVLAFVYSLKNNK
- the fliR gene encoding flagellar biosynthetic protein FliR, producing MDFLMSNVFLRIDILILVFVRFLGFFATSPIFGGRNAPTYAKIGFSFIVSTIVLSTIPTMTVTYEDTILGYVLLVLKELTVGAIFGFLVYIILTIFYLAGQLIDYQIGFSMISVLDPLSNIQVPITGNLYYFMVLTILLVTNGHHKIIQALFYSYQVLPIGQAVFNSELLGHYIVILSDIFIISIKVASPIIGAILILDFALGILARTAPQMNMFVIGLPLKLILGLACLVVVMPLFTMIYNYVSKELFEKLFFIIKGMIP
- the fliQ gene encoding flagellar biosynthesis protein FliQ: MEQMVIDLARDALLVVIKVSAPMLLMGLTVGLIVSIFQTVTSIQESTLAFIPKILAVFVAILIFGPWMLTTLLEYINNLYTNMNMYIR
- the fliP gene encoding flagellar type III secretion system pore protein FliP (The bacterial flagellar biogenesis protein FliP forms a type III secretion system (T3SS)-type pore required for flagellar assembly.), whose translation is MKTRKNFKFLVFGIIITLFMQLFFGFEVYAEPVDNVTLPIPQIGINIEAAENPQEVVTSLQILFILTILSLAPSILIMMTSFTRIVIALHFLRSALGTQQTPPNQVLIGLALFLTLFIMGPTFSEINEQALKPYTAGQISQEEAIENAMKPIRNFMFRQVRNSDLNLFMGIAQMDPIENTDDVSITDQIPSRVLIPAFIISELKTGFMIGFLLYIPFIVIDMVVASTLMSMGMMMLPPVMISLPFKILLFVMVDGWNLVIGQLVQTFR
- the fliO gene encoding flagellar biosynthetic protein FliO, which translates into the protein MNVQLDISFSFLLFQNSNISNTGGQTNINWFNMLGQFFFLIFLFALILFGAYYVTRWLGRFQYQNYQGSNIKVIESVVIGPQKMLQLIQVGNHIYLIGISKDHIAYLAEIEKEAIQIKKSSQIKFDSYLKQWIKKLDRDSQSKDISSGGENHDENKEKF
- a CDS encoding response regulator encodes the protein MAKKILIVDDAAFMRMMIKDILTKNGYEIAAEAENGAKAVEKFKELSPDLVIMDITMPEMDGIQAVREIKKIDGNATIIMCSAMGQQAMVIESIQAGAKDFIVKPFQADRVVEAVKKVIG
- the fliY gene encoding flagellar motor switch phosphatase FliY, translated to MGDMLSQAEIDALLGGTDADLSESNDAYGIVKDILTDDEKDALGEIGNISMGTAATTLFTLLNQKVTITTPKVKVVTWSELSTEYVKPFVAINVEYKEGLKGSNLLILKEDDVKVIADLMMGGDGTNVQGELTELHLSAISEAMNQMVGSAATSMSSMFNKKIDINPPHAFVVNLQDGNMVDSFGFGEEGVVRIAFKMEIGNLIDSEIMQILPVDFAKDLVRNLIHSEEKQSQQPKNVEQPVNSNSGTTPIQQEGMMFNNPQPNLSYGQYTQYTQPNNMGYQIPPTQQPQMMPQNSYQQSVNVHPAEFQSFDVAAVMRQKENIDIIMDVPLEVTVELGRTHKLIKEILEFSPGTIIELDKLAGEPIDILVNGKFVAKGEVVVIDENFGIRITEITNPENRI